The following proteins are encoded in a genomic region of Hyla sarda isolate aHylSar1 chromosome 3, aHylSar1.hap1, whole genome shotgun sequence:
- the LOC130360918 gene encoding taste receptor type 2 member 4-like — MPFHYDLHYSLRYKISPYTSRNLFHLPSVQITNTPGEMTSYIENNNPLLHLSLVVSTEIAFILGLMTTVFIITVYVMDWRKERTMSTSDQVIVSIMIFRMISQSLLQLRLFWKLFCTMCSPIYDFIIQITSISSICSSFWLSTLLGIIFYLKISNIHSDFFLQMRRLFSKKILYFIMASLLVSIGQTLVTYLVKYSRIVFSNSTNDHVHEIYLKPAVFFGSMFVLLFIRFFSSLFLITSLYLHIRHMRCNKNVTNSLDPYYRIIKYIAGSFFTFVLSVIINLVAERFYYLLRLVINSFSLITFETLHSILLIYVTPKLKNQLSRILKSLSNCWMKREEPEDLEMTVTTGYVNGVSKL, encoded by the coding sequence aTGCCTTTCCATTATGATTTGCATTATTCCTTGAGATATAAGATTTCTCCCTACACCAGCCGTAACCTGTTTCACCTTCCATCAGTGCAGATCACTAATACCCCAGGAGAGATGACTTCTTACATAGAGAATAATAATCCTTTGCTACATTTGAGTCTCGTTGTTTCAACAGAAATTGCCTTCATATTAGGACTAATGACAACCGTCTTCATCATAACTGTCTATGTTATGGATTGGAGGAAAGAAAGAACCATGTCCACGTCTGACCAAGTCATCGTCTCCATCATGATATTCAGGATGATTTCACAATCTCTTCTCCAGCTGAGACTATTCTGGAAATTATTCTGTACAATGTGTTCTCCTATATATGACTTTATTATCCAAATCACTTCCATCTCCTCTATATGTTCCTCCTTCTGGTTGTCCACTCTACTCGGCATCATCTTCTATCTGAAGATCTCCAACATTCACAGTGACTTCTTCTTACAGATGAGGAGACTATTTTCAAAGAAGATCCTATACTTTATTATGGCTTCTCTACTGGTTTCCATTGGCCAAACCTTAGTGACTTATTTAGTTAAATATAGTCGTATTGTTTTTAGCAATTCAACAAATGATCATGTCCATGAAATATATCTAAAACCTGCCGTATTCTTCGGAAGCATGTTTGTGTTATTGTTTATACGTTTCTTTTCCTCGCTGTTTCTTATCACCTCTCTGTACCTTCACATCAGACACATGAGATGTAACAAGAATGTGACCAACTCTCTGGATCCCTATTATAGAATCATTAAGTACATTGCTGGTTCTTTCTTTACCTTTGTATTATCTGTCATCATCAATTTAGTGGCAGAGAGGTTCTATTACTTGTTGCGATTGGTAATCAATTCTTTctctttgatcacttttgaaaCATTACATTCGATTTTACTGATCTATGTAACACCCAAGCTTAAGAATCAATTGTCCAGGATCCTCAAGTCCTTATCCAACTGCTGGATGAAGAGAGAAGAACCTGAAGACTTAGAGATGACTGTCACTACTGGATACGTGAATGGTGTCTCCAAGCTTTAG